Genomic segment of Malus domestica chromosome 15, GDT2T_hap1:
CTGAATTTTTCACCGTGATGAACTCATTTTCATCAAGATATTTGAATACTTCAAAAGTTACATTTCAGTCCATGCAGGCATCTCATAAATCCAAAGCATAAGAAGCAGATGTTAACAAAATCTGGGCCTGTCTGGGATTACTTCGGGAAGGGCTAAAAGTACTTTCCAACAACACAAAAGCACTTCTGAATTTGGCAAAGAAATTTAAAAGTGCTTCTAGGTTGTGATCAATGAATAAGAAAGCTATATTTATAAACAATATATACCATAAAATTTTCAACATACTTCACAACCATATCATATATCAAATGTCAAAATGGATTTACTCCTGCAAATTGAGTGTGAACCAAGAGATGAACTGATATCATTTATCTGAATAGTAGAAAGGAAAAACCTCCGAATTAACAGGTACTCATGAGAGCTTTAGTTATGctatttttcaaataaaaatttgaaaacaaattatAGGAATTGGTTCCATTTTACTTATTATTATTCCAAAATGGTGAAGTTTCCATATTTAAATTTGAGGCTTAAAAGGAGAGTTTTCGATGCTTCATTCAGACGGGTACTTTTGTTTAATTCATAAAGGAAAGGATTTCAAATTCACTGCAAGATGTTCACTTTTTCTCAAAAAGTAACCAATGGAGTGAGGTGCAAATGGGTTCTCCTAAGCAATTTAAGCTTATGAGCACATGGTCTCTTATGTTCAAACTACAGGCCATGGAGTCCCAAAGTATGCATCCTAACAGAGCCCCATCCTCATCTTCCAGGTTTGGCGAAGAAACTCAAGGCCACATGTTGAGAAATAAAtgagataaacatctccaaGAGTGAAGTCAGACGAGTAGAGGCTCACGAGTCGACGGAAGCACCCTCCTTCAGTCACGtgtttaatttatttcttttcttttcttgaagaTTAGTGAGTGCAGACGTTTAAGATTTCGAGTTTTATGGTACAAAAGGACAGCCTTGCCTATGGATTGTTAATTTGAGTTATCTTCCGTTGCAAATAGGGAATGTTGGTGGAAGAAAACAATGTTGTGGGGTCCCAATGGAATATGTTTAAACCACAGGGGGGTTGTTATTTAATTCTCCCTTAATCTTTTGTATTTAATCAGAAGAGATCAGCTCTACCTGAGGAGCAGGGACCTCAATAATCTTAGGAGCAGCCAACTTTGCAGGAGATCCCTCAAACAAACGGGAGCACTCTGTGTATGCACATCCAATGCCCACTCCAGCGCCAAAAGCTACAGAAGCCCAACGAGTCACAGGACTCCCTAGTAAGAGTAGGACACAACAAAAATACATTTATTAATTCAAGATCACTAATTTTGGAAGATTTAAAACATATATTTACAGTTCAAGCAAATTAAAGACATTGGTCTCATCCTAATGATAATTAGATAAAACATCAAAAGAACCTCAAAAGGgacaataaaaatgtaaaagataACGTTACTTATGTTTTTATGCCTTTGAAAGTCATACCCTTGAAAGCTCATGATGATACATAGGACAAGAATATTCGATAAAGGTACATGTTTGTGTGTTCAATTAGTCTGTTTTTATAAGATTACCAATGACATCGGAGTGTCTAGTTGTCATTTTATCATGGTCAGGTCCTGTCGCAGGAATATGGCAGGGCAATTAGCTGTATCTACCAAATTACTGGTATGAATTTTTCAAGATATTAGACAGGCTCCAAGCCAATTTCCATTAGAAGCCACTAAACAGTACTGTACAGTATGCTTGGTTTTTGGAAAATGTTCAAATGGAAATTACTTTGCAACGATAAATGCAACATGACCTAACTAACAATATCCTTAACCAATTCCTAGAAAAAGGCCAATTGGGGACGGTAGACGTCATGCTCAAGATAGTTTCGGGATAGCCTATGACTATCCAGCTTGGGTTGCATTTCTTCTCCTCTTTGATGGAGGTCATAAGTTCAAATCTCATGAACGATGGGAGAGtagttaaagaaagaaagatagCTTTGACCAAAGTTTTGCTTTTGATAATAGCCCAATACCCTGAGCAATGGTAATAAACCAAATTAAAGCCACTAATACATGAAGACCTAACCCGAATCTTCTTCTCTTTGACCAATGAATAAAAATGGTAACAACATTACTTTTACATTGGCGGCCAATGAATCATAACTTACCTCACATTTCATGTTATTGAATTAAACAGTAAGctctatttgatttaaaaaaccTATAAGGTGTGCTTGATACATAGGATTGGCTTGGCTTGGACCTAATTATCCAGATTGGTTTGGATTGGTTTGGATTGGTTCGGCTTCGCTTGGGTTGGTTCTAGTTCAAGCCCTCATTTTAACAAGGTCAAAAAAAGGAGACTAGGTGAGGCACTAGTCCCACTTAGTGAGAATGCTAAATAGCACCCTGTTTGATACAACTTAGACTAACTCATAATAGCTCAATCCGGCAAAGTAATGCGGCAAATAGCCGGAAATCCTACCCCTCCATTTTTCTGATGTTACAAAATATGGAACACAAAGAATGCAGTAATTGGATCGAGAAAAGTTCTAGAATCTCTCACGTTCATTGGGCATAACCAGGttgtacatatacacacacacacacacacacacacacacacatatatatatatatatatatatatatatatatcccagTATGTATGCTTTATGAAGGCCATTTAAGGTCCCATGTAGGTCAATTCAATTAGGCAAATATGGAGTGTTCGTGTTCCAAACAAATTTGGGCATTCCAAATTGCAGTGGCAATCATTTTGCAATCCATCATCCAACCAACTAATCTTCCAATTATttgcatatacatacatatatacacacacatatataagcTTGGAATATGTATTTAATTATTGCAGAGAAGCAAAACGGAGAAACGAGAAAATtaaagggaaaaggaaaaggggaaaagagaaagagaactgACTGAACAGAAGGAGGCCGCCAAAGGCACCGCCCAAGGAGGAGTAGACGAAGCGCCGGACCGTCAGATCGAGACATGCGTCCCATTTGGCGTTCAGGTCGTACGGCGGTGGGATGATTTCCTTGCTGTCTGTCATTGTAGCCACCTGAATtattcctctctctcctcttgcTCTGCGCTGCGACTTTGTGATTCTTCTGTGATTTTGGTTGGGGCTGTGTCCGTTTGGGTTTCGAGCTGCATACTTTTGGGCTTTAGTTGCATTTGTATATGTTTGGTTCGGGCCCAGATTAGGGCCAGTTTATGGAACTGGAAACTTCTGAATTTCAAGTTATaggattttttaaaataaaaactaatgaaaatggctttaaaactttgagttttaataaaaaagacaaaaatatgttgtaagtgaatagaaccaggagtgactttttagagtaaaaatgtcttttttgttaaaagtgaacagtacagagaatgtttcattaaaacttcattttttaaatttatataagtaggatttcaaatataaaaaaattgagcTATTTCAATGTTTTCATTATCGAATATCATTTTTGGACTAAACTATCAAACGTGTTCTCAAATGATAAAAATGTAACATTCTAGTCGTCTTTCTTTCATAAAATAGTTTTTCAAAAATCGTTTTGTAAAATTATTAGAtggacctaaattttttttttaacttagaGCTTATTTCTCTCCctttatataattttaatttagtttatttATACCATTCAAATagagaagaaacaaaaataaagaaggaaattgttattgacactccacaATTCTTATTTTacactccaaattttctattattagaaagaaaaatacacttatgatgagtgccaaatgagatttttggagtgccaataacaattctcatAGAGAAATGCcacaaaagatagaatacaTTATTGCTCACCATCTAAAAGTGGTGATGCTCCTCCATATTAATTACCgttaaattagttaaatttcaaaattttgataatagatattaaatcaaatttatcaataatcaATGAGGTTGCGACCATCACCATCATTTTAAGGTGGTAAGCATATCCACTGTCTCCTTTAGCATACTGGTGAATGGGAACCCTACGGGGTATATTGTGCCACAGAGGGGGCTGAGGCGGGGTGACCCCATTTCCCCCTACCTTTTCCTTTTGTGTACCAAAGGGTTCTCTGCCCTTATTCGAAATGGGTTGGAGAGAGGAGTTTTACATGGTTTAGAGTGTCGGATAATGGGGTGCCTATATCGCACCTTTTTTTTGCGGATGACTCTGTAGTATTCTGTGATGCGACGGTTGAGGATGCGCAGGGCCTAACAGACATTCTGTAGGATTATAGGGCTAGATCCGGTCAGGAAATTAACTTGGGTAAAAGCTCGATTTTCTTTAGGTCAAATGCAAAGAagaagcaaaagaagaaaattgagCAAATTTTAAACATTCAAAGCAAGGAAGGATTTGGAAAATATTTGGGGCTTCAAGCAGATTTTGGTCGCTCAAAAAAAGCATCTTTTGAGGAGGTGCGTGAGAGGGGCAAATAGTAGGAGATAGACGTCATGGGGATGGAAATGCATCTTTGAGGCCCGGAAGGTGCTCGATAATGGTATCTTATGGTGGGTTGGAGATGGAACTAGCATACGTATAAAGAAGGATATATGGTTCCCTCTACTTTCAAAGCCTGGGCGCGAGAGGACATACACGAGAATTTGGTAAGCAACCTGATTGATCCAGAAACAAAGAATTGGAGGGCAAATATGATCAGGGCTAGTTTTAATCGGGATGACGTGTCAACAATCTTAAGCATCCCCTTAAGCAGGACTAGCTATCGGGACAGATTGGTATGGTATCACGCTGGGAATGGGGTGTACACGGTTAAATCCGGCCATGGGATCGCAATGGGACTTATGGAGAACGGAGGACTAGGGAAGAAAGGGCGAGGTTTCTCAAGTGGGCAATCAAAAAACTACATTCAGGTTTGGAATGGAATTTGGAGTTTTGAGGCCCCAAGTAAAATGAAATTCTTTCTTTGGAAATGCTGTAACAATGCGTTGGCAGTGAGACGAAACCTGCAAAGAAGGCATATGAGGGTTGACAATGTGTGTGGAGTGTGTGGATGTTTTGATGAAACGGAAATCCACCTGTTTTTTTTGTTGCGACCTTAGCCATATATTCTGGTTCTGTTCCCCATTCCAGATCAACTCATTCAATCTAGTAAGGGCTGATTTCCTGGAGGCTTGGGAAAGATTCTGCAAATGAGCCATGGAAAAGGAGAACGCAAATGAAATTCTGCAAGAGTTTGTCTTTCGTTTATGGAGATTATAGAAAAACATAAATGAGGTGGTCTTTAATGGGGTGCACTGACAGCCCCTTGAAGTTCTGGAAGTGTGGAAGAAGAACATATATGATTATAGAGATATGAAGATGAAATGGGACAATGATGTATGTTCCAAGATGAATACCTCAACCTCTGATCTGGAGAGACAGATAAAGCAATGGTAAAAACTGGGCTACGGATCAATCAAGATAAACACGAATGTGGCATGGTGCAAGGACTCGACGCGAGCGGGTGTGGGATGGGTTGCCCGTGACTTTGCTAGGCTGATACAAGCGGCGGCGGGCACGGGAGAGCTAACCTGTCACAGCGCTGCTGTGGCGGAAACGGCTGCAATTCGTGAGGCTCTGGAGTTTTGTATGAAACAGGGCGTCGACAGTGTGACTATCTAATCCGATGCAAAACTGATTATTCATATGATCAAGAAGGAAATAACCCAAGATTATAGCATGGAATGTACACTTGTGGCATCGAGACACTAACGCATGGCTTAAGGTCTGTGCCTTTTGAGTTTGTGACATGTCCCGACCCcaatattccccgaatacccaGCTAGgcatgtgctggccgacacctgagggtgacgaaagccatttattgaatacaagagtaatgattaTGAGGAAATAAGCATGAATAATCATTAAAATCTAAAAgtaataaacaaagtttaaggaaATGTCTAGAGTGCACAGAACACGttctaaaacaagatcacaaaaggaaagatcattacaagatatcacacaagtgaGTGCTAGATtgctactggtaggggaatgcctcgtacatCATGTCGCAGTCCTCGTTTCTAAGACATGAataggggtgcaaaacaaaggtgagtggaccaagttcatatatacaataataataaaacagttattaagatactaacccccacagtttacATAAAGAAAAccactagcataataagtgatggttttactaaaaaccctagcatgccaaaaatatctcaaaagacatcgtggaaaataaaatatcaaacgtCTCACAGATCATCTCGTAGCGCGATGTACTGCTAGTAAGATCATTGAAATAAATATAACTCTCGGCCTTATGCCAGCACtgtggtctctgcgcccgtaacctgagattaccaactcccggcccaatgcctgctccgtgtccctcagcccgtagctagggattatttctctcgGACTATCTGCCAACATCAGATCCTtcccccaggcggcatagtgtccactaggtacgcacaaataattacgcctctcataaataaccacttcatagtataaagtcatccatcgtccatactataaagaggggtttttaaaacatgttctagcatcataTCATCATCCATAAGATAGTCTACTAGTTTAtagtttttatagaaaatacgttatattaaaaatatagctcaatataggccaacaattaattcctcacaaaaaacaagacgataaacaacatattccataaacatgcttacataaaatcagttcataaactcgtaaggcatgcatttcatttatgcaaataaactataaaattatgcaaattttagaaggggtccactcacagatactccgtagCAGCAGAATTGTGAGGAAAAGGATTAAGGAAATccccactagcaacttcacctaagcacaaaaatatacaatttatcaaactacccaactatagaatttcaagaaatggaaatgggtcttgggtttggatccgaattagggtttaggtttaggttaaatagggtTAGGACTTATTGGGTTTTGAGTTTGGATAGGTTTAGGAACAAAGGtggggtggtttgggcttgagcccaaacccacacaacacacacacacacgccagcacacaaacacacatacatacacatcACACAACACAACACACACGCACgacataacacacacacacacgtgcacCACACACATGTGCACTACACTCACTCACATGCATTCACCACACGGACACATACACGCACACACCCATACacaacaacacacacacacacacatcgtAGCCCACACCACACATGCACAGTACTGCACACACAAACCCGACACTGATTAACCAAACAACAAGGTAATTAAATACCTGGGTTCGAATTCGAAGGGATCCGTGCACCCACAGCAACAAACGCGACGGAGTTCGTCCTCGTGGAAAGTATGCATGCACATGCAGCGGATAACAAGGCTGAGATTGAAGGTGAGAGTTCAAAGCTCTAGGGTCTTTAATGGCAGAACACTCAAAGTTGCTCTGATGTTGCATGCAAAGCTGCAGTTGCGTTCCCTATGTCCTAAAGGTTCGAAGTATCAAGAttttgggttaaatttgtgAAGGAATGAGCACTGGTGGTGGCTGGTTTCCTTCTCGGAGCCGGAGAGATAAaagaaagtgtttagagagagagagtacgagGAAATGGAAGAAAGAGAGGACTGAGAGGGAAGAGATAAGAGACTCGGGGGACAAAAATTCaggggtgggccccttgggctcaccaattaaaaactaaaaccattttttttaatagaaagtgggtgGGGTTGTAACAGTTCGTGTCTAGAGAGTGTAATCATGCTGCTCACTCGGTGGCTAAGTTTGtgtttagaccatctccaaccgtgGGGCTAAAAGCCATATTTTTTAGCCCAGACAATTTagtttttagcccagaaacaggtTTTCTGTTCTAACCattctggcctaaaattttagctcgGGATTagtaaagaatgaatttaggctaatttttttcttaaatttactttaaaaaaaattatgtagactattgtaaattaattctatgaacattttaatctaaaaatatttaaattcggataaatattgaaaaatcactaaatccatatatgaaaatcatgacagagatgtataaacacaaaatttggaaatgatagaaagaaaaattggaataattgtaggagaaaagtgagttttgtgtggatgtttgaacaaatacataggtatttatagagttttttggtaattttttagttaaatatatattttaattattttagttgttggatttaaatttgggctgttagattttttttttaccattagatttgattatattcgatctcagcTGTTGgatttaataaatatataaatataaaaacaaaaaaaaaatataaatttgaatCTAGGCCGTTGAATCAACCAATGACCTGTTGATCGCGACCGTTAGATCAAAGTAGTCGTTGGGGTGCCTGTTAAAGGTGGCCGACAGGCCCACGTGGGTGGGCCTTGTTTGTCTTAAGGGTTGCGCGTCGCGTGCGTTAGGCGAGTGGGTGGGGGGGGATTGGCGCATAGACGTCGGGTTTCACTCATTTCGGTAAGGCCCACACTAAATCTTGGGCTAAATTTTATGgggaatttggcttttagcccaaagaTTTTGATTGGGTTGAGTTGGGTTTGGAGGGGAAATAGGGgaaatttggcatttagccATGATTAGAGATTATCTAAAGGagagaaaaacctttttgtggGATTGTATTGGGCTAGATTTCATGTTTAATATCTTGGGCCAAgacattaatatttttattcgaTTATAATATATCCGATCATTCCGACAAAAACAAAAGGTGGTAAAAATATCTTTTGCCTAATGCTAAAGCGACAATCTATAATATTTGATATTTTCCAAAATATTttccaaaaacataaaaaaaaagaaaaaaaaagggggtaAGGCTGTACTTTGAAGAGCATAGGATTCCAGACTGAAGCATCGATCCTGACGGTGTTACTACACTTGTGACTGCTGGTAATATCATGTGGTGAGCATGCTTAAGTTCACACATCCCTCACCACGCTGACGGTACCACTCACTCActgacaaaacaaaaccatcacctccctttctctctcttcacttTCCTCCTCCTTCAGTGCCATCCATAATTCCATATCTTCCCTTGCTTCTTAACACCAACTAAAGTAAGCCCACCTAACTCATCCTTCCCATCTCCATCTCCAAAAATGGCCGACGAAATCCCCATAACACCACCATCTGACCTAGCGCCGCCGACACCGCCCCCTGCCGCTTCTGAGCCTGAAGCACCGGCTTTGACGAAACCAGAGTCTAAGGAAGACGcacccccaccaccaccatcgcTGTTAGAAGTGACAGAGTCTGAGAAAGAAGAGGCACTTGCAGTACCACCAGttgcggcggcggcggcggcagtGGTGGAGTCTGAGCCGGTGAAAGAAGAGGCGGAGAAAAAGCAGAttcctcgatctttgatttCGTTCAAGGAGGAGAGTAACGTAGTGTCCGATCTCTCAGATTCAGAGAGAAAAGCTCTTCAAGAACTGAAGCAGCTCGTCCAGGAAGCTCTCAACACTCACCAGTTCACATCCCCGAAAGCCGAAGCACCAGCACCAGCACAAGCACCGCCACCGCCAGGAGCACCGGTTTCCAAATCGGAATCAGAATCAAAACCAACCCATGAACCCAAAATCGAAGAGCAGCCACTGAAGGAAGCAGAGGAAGTAGCTAAAGAAACAGCACAATCGGTGGTgccggcggcggcggcggcggaggaGGAAGTGTCCATTTGGGGAGTCCCTCTTCTCAAGGACGATAAGAGCGATGtgattcttctcaagttcctgaGGGCGAGGGACTTCAAGGTGAAGGATGCCTTTGTGATGCTTCGCAACACTATTCAATGGCGGAAAGGCTTCGGGATCGACGCTCTTGTGGAGGAAGATCTTGGTGATGATTTGGAGAAGGTGGTGTTTGTTCATGGGTACGATAGGGATGGTCACCCTGTGTGTTACAATGTGTTCGGAGAGTTTCAGAACAAAGAACTGTACCAGAAAACATTCTCGGACGAGGAAAAGCGGACCAAGTTTCTCCGGTGGCGGGTTCAGTTCTTGGAGAAGGGTATTCGGAAGCTTGATTTCACTCCCGGTGGTGTTTGTAGTATTTTTCAGGTCAATGATCTCAAGAATTCTCCTGGCCCGGCTAAGAAGGAACTTCGAGTGGCCACCAAACAGGCTCTTCACTTGCTCCAGGACAATTATCCCGAATTCGTAGCCAAACAGGTACTACGTAGTACTTACTTGATTGTCTGTTGATTTTGGTAACCTTGTATTATTGATATCTCTGTATTGAATACTGAATGCTGATGTTTGTTtggttggtttggtttggttatgGATAAATCTTGTTAATGAAGGTGTTCATCAATGCGCCGTGGTGGTATCTTGCATTCTACACCATGATCAGTCCGTTCTTGACGCAGAGGACGAAAAGCAAGTTTGTTGTTGCTAGCCCAGCCAAAACCGCCGAAACCCTTTTCAAGTTAGTAGGATTACTCTCTACTGTGACTATCAATTTATTTCcccaattcatatatatatatatatatatatatatggttggttggttttggtttaaatttcaaTTGGCGGATAATGCAGGTACATCTCTCCTGAGCATGTTCCGATCCAGTACGGTGGCTTGAGTGTCGATTACTGTGACTGCAACCCTGAATTTACCATCGAGGATCCAGTCGCCGATGTTACAGTCAAACCTGCAACGAAACAAACTGTGGAAATTATAATATATGAGGTTTGATTGCTTCTCTTTTGCTCTACTTTTATAATATATGAGCATTGGCCAGGTGCTAAACTATTATGCATGGCTCATTGCTTTAATTCATATGGAATTGATATGTTGCAGAAGTGCACCATTGTGTGGGAGCTCCGTGTGGTCGGATGGGAGGTGAGCTATGGGGCTGAGTTTGTGCCCAATGCCGAAAATGGATACACAATCATCGTACAGAAAGCCACAAAGATGAGCCCGACCGATGAGCCAGTGGTGAGTAACAGCTTCAAAGTTACGGAACTGGGTAAAATATTGCTCAAGATTGACAACCCAACCCCGAAAAAGAAAAGGCTTCTGTACAGGTTCAAGATCGAACCCCTCGATTACTAAGGAATTGGAATGAGCCTGCAGCACTTCAAACACCCGTTGTGCAATGTGCACTTTGGTCAGTTGGCATCATACTGTTTATCATCGTCTTTTTTGTGTTGTATTTTGTAAATTGGGTTTTCTAGTTACTTCAGAAAAATACAGTTGAACTTTTGAATTTGCAAACTacaatttcttttttccttGTAATTCTTGGTGGCTTCTATATTATAGTTTATGCTTTTCTGGTTacagtttttcttttctttttatctttaaaCAAAGAATCGGCTAGTGGGTTCGTCACGGCAATCATCATTTGGGGGGTCGTTAAGATTCATAGAGGTATTTCAACCTCTCTTTGAATCATCTAGCACCAAGAGTCAAACTTAGGACTTACTGCGTGATATCAATGAGTTAGGCCATTTTCAACCGAAATGATGAAACATAGTCCCGTTCAAAATTATAACGTTGCAAAAAGTTATTTTCAGTTCGTTTTATATACTATCTTCAACCAAAATGTTTAAACATAGCCTTCTCAATAatatattagttttaagtttatatttttaaatttattagttaatttagtTAAACTACCATTGGATGTTTTCAAATTTAGCCGttcaatttgaatcaattatttCAATTGAGGAACTGAGCCCAGGGGCTACTTCAACTAGCCTGATGTCGTTTTGGTCAAATGATAACCTGGTGAGTTCATAAAAATATAGTTTAGCCATTCGATGGAGATAAAATTTCTGACAAATCAGATCATTTTTTGGCTTTTAAAATTTAACCCTCTCTGTTGAAAATGGTTTTAGTTGTGCCGAAAAGAATCGGCTGTAATACATGAACTGAtgtcatcatgattcatgacaGCCCAAATGTATGGGCTGGATGTTTTATATCTTCGCAGCTCTTGGATCTTTGCCCGGGACATCTGATCCAACTTGCACGAATAAATTAGCCCAAACCTCACTAAAATAATATGTTATTGTCATCCATGTGAATTAATGTTGAAACATTCCGATTacgaattaaaaaaattaacataaatataatACGGTATCCTATTAGAATAAAAtattgttgtataaaaaaaatatccgAATGAAGAAAGTCAACCAAaccttggaaaaaaaaaaactcaaatataATTCTTCAAAAGCAAGATCTCAAACATAATCTTTCATTTTGCAAGTGGCCATTTACCATAATAATAGAAATGTGTTAAGTCTTTACGTGACGACATGAGTTCGAATTCTATCGgtaactaatctaacatctaatataataaaattcatcatttgacaaaaaaaaaaaaaaaggatcttTCATTTCAAGCGAATTTGAGAAAACATACGAGCTACTTTGAAATGACATAGTTCGAGGTATCTCAAGAAAACATACGAACTAGTTTGAGTTGTACGAACCAAACATATCATTACTTAGCTTGACTTGTTGGTTATCAAACCTAACATAAACTTGACTTCTTCCAAGAGGCTGAATATCTACAAACGCACGAGCCAAGTCCGAATCAAATACAAGATCGAGTAGTTTCGAGTCGATTTACAGCCCTATGTTTTAGAAAGTGGTGAGGAATCTATATGTGAAGCCCCCTAAAACACCAAAATATCATATGCCACGTAATATATTGAGCGGTAATCATGCTCTGACCCTGGTAATTGATGATAAACTGAGCAATAATATAcgtttaactaattaattaattgaggTGGTGGAGAAAATGATTACAAACCAAACATGGTGAGGGTCCCAGGGAAGGAATCAAACATGAATAAAGGTGGCTAAGAAGACAACTAAGTTTGGTTACTTTCGTGCCAAACTGATTGATTACTGCCGGCCCTGacattttttccttttcaaagtaaaaaataattataaacaaGCAAGTCGGAAATTATTATAGTGGTTAGAACCTTTCTGTTTAAGCCGTTCTTTTATTCACTTACTCTAACTTAATGATGTCGCTTGcgttaaaatagaaaaataataataaaaatttgacGGAAAGtgatcatgaatgttaacaACATGTGCAATCCTTGTTCCCATGCATGTACTATTATGTATGATTAAAGAGCTAATTAAGTGcaattttgaacaaaaaaaataaaagagctaAGTGCAAGTTGCTGGTCCTCCACCTGGTCCCTCGATCTACCGACCCCCTtcccttccttttctttttcaacgGTATGGAATCTgccaatgtgtgtgtgtgtatatatattaaaataaaaaaataaatcaataaaaaagtcAATTAACGAACGCGTAAGCTTGCGGCAAGAGAATAGTTTGTGTATAAAGTGAGAATGCAAAAGTGTGAAGCTTTCATAATATCAAGAAACGCACCTCtcttgaaccacattatttgtAGATTGTTAT
This window contains:
- the LOC103402198 gene encoding MICOS complex subunit MIC10-like, with the protein product MTDSKEIIPPPYDLNAKWDACLDLTVRRFVYSSLGGAFGGLLLFRSPVTRWASVAFGAGVGIGCAYTECSRLFEGSPAKLAAPKIIEVPAPQDGHD
- the LOC103431740 gene encoding patellin-3-like; protein product: MADEIPITPPSDLAPPTPPPAASEPEAPALTKPESKEDAPPPPPSLLEVTESEKEEALAVPPVAAAAAAVVESEPVKEEAEKKQIPRSLISFKEESNVVSDLSDSERKALQELKQLVQEALNTHQFTSPKAEAPAPAQAPPPPGAPVSKSESESKPTHEPKIEEQPLKEAEEVAKETAQSVVPAAAAAEEEVSIWGVPLLKDDKSDVILLKFLRARDFKVKDAFVMLRNTIQWRKGFGIDALVEEDLGDDLEKVVFVHGYDRDGHPVCYNVFGEFQNKELYQKTFSDEEKRTKFLRWRVQFLEKGIRKLDFTPGGVCSIFQVNDLKNSPGPAKKELRVATKQALHLLQDNYPEFVAKQVFINAPWWYLAFYTMISPFLTQRTKSKFVVASPAKTAETLFKYISPEHVPIQYGGLSVDYCDCNPEFTIEDPVADVTVKPATKQTVEIIIYEKCTIVWELRVVGWEVSYGAEFVPNAENGYTIIVQKATKMSPTDEPVVSNSFKVTELGKILLKIDNPTPKKKRLLYRFKIEPLDY